One part of the Mariniflexile litorale genome encodes these proteins:
- a CDS encoding sulfite exporter TauE/SafE family protein — MLETQNITIFLILLPIVAFLYASVGHGGASGYLALMALFSFAPETMKPTALLLNLFVAGISFYYYYKEGYFNKKLFLSFAIASIPLAFLGGTIEIDASLYKKILAVLLVFAILKMLNVFGKENDSIREVKLWQALLLGGVIGFFSGLIGIGGGIILTPLILLLHWGNMKQAAAVSALFIWVNSAAGLVGQLSSGMYLESSIFVFVAVALIGGVLGGYLGSKKINNQSLRYMLAFVLVMACFKLMFI; from the coding sequence ATGCTTGAAACCCAAAACATCACCATCTTTTTAATACTACTTCCCATTGTAGCGTTTCTTTACGCCAGTGTAGGTCATGGTGGTGCTAGTGGTTATTTGGCATTAATGGCTTTGTTTTCATTTGCACCAGAGACCATGAAGCCAACAGCACTTTTATTGAATCTTTTTGTGGCAGGTATTTCATTTTATTATTATTACAAGGAAGGGTATTTTAATAAAAAATTGTTTTTATCATTTGCAATAGCGTCTATTCCTTTAGCTTTTTTAGGAGGTACTATAGAAATTGATGCTTCCCTTTATAAAAAAATATTAGCTGTTTTACTGGTGTTTGCCATTTTAAAAATGCTCAACGTTTTTGGAAAAGAAAATGACTCTATAAGAGAAGTTAAACTATGGCAAGCACTTTTGCTAGGTGGTGTAATAGGCTTCTTTTCAGGTTTGATAGGCATTGGAGGCGGCATCATTTTAACACCATTAATTTTATTACTCCATTGGGGAAACATGAAACAAGCGGCGGCAGTTTCGGCGTTGTTTATATGGGTGAATTCTGCAGCGGGACTTGTTGGGCAATTAAGTAGTGGTATGTATTTAGAAAGCAGCATATTTGTTTTTGTTGCTGTGGCACTTATTGGTGGAGTGCTTGGTGGGTATTTAGGAAGTAAAAAAATAAACAATCAATCGTTGCGATATATGTTAGCCTTTGTACTTGTAATGGCCTGTTTTAAATTAATGTTCATATAA
- a CDS encoding LysR family transcriptional regulator — translation MSYKIKSRIWIECDEHVLLGEGRVQLLKAIEETGSLSKAAKTLNLSYKKAWNLIDSVNKSAKKPVTINSTGGKGGGGAELTEYGKALILVFDEINQNCWEFLDKQLVKIESL, via the coding sequence ATGAGCTATAAAATAAAAAGCCGAATATGGATTGAATGCGACGAGCATGTACTTTTAGGTGAAGGTCGTGTACAGTTGTTAAAAGCTATTGAAGAAACAGGCTCCTTATCAAAAGCAGCAAAAACTTTAAATCTATCTTATAAAAAAGCGTGGAATTTAATAGACTCTGTAAACAAATCGGCTAAAAAACCAGTGACTATAAATTCAACCGGTGGAAAAGGTGGTGGAGGTGCGGAATTAACCGAATATGGTAAAGCCTTAATTCTGGTTTTTGATGAAATCAACCAAAATTGTTGGGAGTTTTTAGATAAGCAGTTGGTTAAAATTGAGAGTTTGTAG